DNA from Zetaproteobacteria bacterium:
ATCGCCAGGATCCGCATCGAGGGGGAGCGGGTCGAACTGCTCGACGCCGAGGCCTACGCCACCTTCCTACAGGAGTAGCGCGGTGCGCTTCCTGCCCAACAGCGCGGCCGACCGCCGGGCGATGCTCGAGCGCATCGGCGCGGGCTCGATCGCCGAGCTGTTTGCCGACATCCCCGCCCGCTACCACCTGCCGCCGGGCAGCCTCGATCTGCCGCCGGCCGCCTCGGAGTGCGCCATCCGGCGCAAGTTCCAGGCCGCATCGGCCCGCAACCTGCATGCCGCAAGCCACCGCTGCCTGCTGGGCGGCGGCACCTACCACCACTTCATCCCGGCGGCGGTCGATTACATCCTCGGACGGGGCGAGTTCCTCACCGCCTACACCCCCTACCAGCCGGAGATCAGCCAGGGCACGCTGCAGGCGCTGTTCGAGTTCCAGACCATCGTCGCCCGCCTGCTGGGGATGGAGGTGGCCAACGCCTCGATGTACGACGCCGCCACCGCCGTCGCCGAGGCGGCGCTGATGGCGCAGCGGGTGACCCGCAGGCGGCGGGTGGTGGTCGCCGAATCGGTCAACCCGCGCTACCGTGCGGTCTGCCGCACCTACCTGCGGCAGCAGGAGGCCCCACTGGTCACCATTCCCTGCCCCGGCTACCAGACCGACATCGAGCAACTGGCCGAGGCCGTCGACGACACCACCGCCGCAGTGGTGGTGCAGACCCCCGACTTCTTCGGCGCGGTGCATCGCCTCGAACCGCTGCGCGCCGCCTGCGACCGCCACAAGGCGCTGCTCGTCGTCGCCTTCTCCGACGCCACCGCCTTTGCTCTGCTCGACCCGCCGGGAGCGATGGGGGCGGACATCGCCGTCGGCTCCGGGCAAGCACTGGGCATCCCGATGAGCTACGGCGGGCCGCACATCGGGCTGTTCGCCTGCAAGGCGCGCTACCTGCGCCAGATGCCCGGCCGCCTGTGCGGTGCGACGGTCGACGCCGACGGCAGGCGCGGCTTCGTGCTCACCCTCTCCACCCGCGAGCAGCACATCCGCCGCGAACGGGCCACCTCCAACATCTGCTCCAACCAGGGGTTGATGGCGCTGGCCGTGACGGTCCACTGCACCCTGCTCGGCGCCGACGGCCTGCGGCGGGTGGCGATCAAGTCGGCCGCGGCGCTCCAGCGGCTGCTGGAGCTGCTGCCTCCCGCCGTGGAGCGGGCGCCGGG
Protein-coding regions in this window:
- a CDS encoding aminomethyl-transferring glycine dehydrogenase subunit GcvPA, yielding MRFLPNSAADRRAMLERIGAGSIAELFADIPARYHLPPGSLDLPPAASECAIRRKFQAASARNLHAASHRCLLGGGTYHHFIPAAVDYILGRGEFLTAYTPYQPEISQGTLQALFEFQTIVARLLGMEVANASMYDAATAVAEAALMAQRVTRRRRVVVAESVNPRYRAVCRTYLRQQEAPLVTIPCPGYQTDIEQLAEAVDDTTAAVVVQTPDFFGAVHRLEPLRAACDRHKALLVVAFSDATAFALLDPPGAMGADIAVGSGQALGIPMSYGGPHIGLFACKARYLRQMPGRLCGATVDADGRRGFVLTLSTREQHIRRERATSNICSNQGLMALAVTVHCTLLGADGLRRVAIKSAAALQRLLELLPPAVERAPGVHFHETVLTFPDQKIRDALCSRAESEGIFAGIPLERLCPEADRRALLVATTEMVEEEDLIRLARWSAELIG